The Streptomyces sp. DH-12 genome has a window encoding:
- a CDS encoding type I polyketide synthase: protein MDNEQKLRDYLKRATVDLRESRQRVRDLEERAHEPIAIVGMACRLPGGVASPEDLWELLSAGRDAVGPFPDGRGWDLENLYHPDPDHLGTSYAREGGFLYDADRFDAEFFGISPREAAAMDPQQRLLLETSWEAFEHAGIAPTTLRGTRTGVYMGVMYDDYGSRPHTPEGFEGYMLTGSAGSVASGRLAYTFGLEAPAVTVDTACSSSLVALHLAAQALRQGECSMALAGGVTVMATPGTFVEFSRQRGLAPDGRCRAFSSSADGTGWAEGVGVLVLEKLSDAERAGHRVLAVMRGSAVNQDGASSQLTAPNGPSQERVVRAALADARLSASEVDAVEAHGTGTRLGDPIEARALMSAYGQARGDDNPLWLGSVKSNIGHTQAAAGVAGVIKMVMAMREGVMPPTLHVDEPTPEVDWSAGTVRLLTRTQRWPELGRPRRAGVSSFGISGTNAHVILEEAPRARATGPADDAQRPEPGRPALPAPWLLSAKSEAALQAQAGRLRDWLAAHPEADDADVAAALLTGRAQLARRGAVLGADRAALLAGLTALAEGAESPQLVSGAATTGGTAFLFTGQGAQRVGMGEGLAAAFPVFAAALDEICAEFDALLGVSLREVMSGRAGDTGHSAPLDRTEYTQPALFAFEVAMYRLLESFGVTPDVVVGHSIGELAAAYVAGVWSRADACRLVAARGRLMGALPADGAMLAAAVPEERALHLLATGPVSLAAVNGPTAVVFSGGTAAIAALEERLKDEGVRTNRLTVSHAFHSALMEPMLAAYEEVAGSVAYREPRMDVCSTVSGAPAGPELLTPQYWVRQVREAVRFAPAVRSLADAGVRRFVEVGPDAVLAALTRHTLNDEVAQRSLVEAASRRGVDEAGQFLRLLGAAHCSGVTVDWSPLSPAGPVTHLDLPAYAFQHRRYWVQPEDGALGDLGRAGLSTLDHPMLRVAAPLAGRDAWLFSGRLSATDQPWTADHTAFGSRLLPGTGFVELASAAGSRLDLPVVDELVLEAPLVFDGTAAVDVQVSVTELDHTGRRRLSVHSRAATGIAPSHPGGPDWTLHATGVLAPADGVTPAWTDPDWPPADGEPIDGTRLYDRLADLGFGYGPSFQGVRAAWTSGDDVFAEVSLGGTTAGRAAAFGVHPALLDAIFHAAIDVLADDLPDGRLPLPFSFGGVRVFRRGASAVRARIIRSGSEKVRIDACDATGAAVLSIDAVLARPADARALAGARAPLHTIAWTPVTAPEVPDRPLVALGRPVEGCAETFEDVTAFVAGGNPTGAAVVWSPGTAAEDGADVPATVRTAVHSALTVLRDWLAEPGCADSTLIVLTRNGAGLPGETPDLAAAAVRGLVRSAQSEHPGRIVSVDLDDDLADPHRRIAAAAAMDEPQLAIRVGATVAPRLVRAATAAPAGEPFGDGTVLITGGAGGLGAVTARHLVTRHGVRRLLLVSRRGSAAPGVAELVTELTALGARVRVAACDVSKRSDVAALLESVPVHEPVTAVVHTAGVVDDGTVETLTAEQVDRVLAPKADAAWHLHELTRDMDLAAFVLFSSAGPLLGGQGQGNYAAANAAMDALAQLRRSAGLPAHSLAWGLWKRGMAEALNEAGAEHLARQIRTRLGLSPIEPDTGMRMLDDALTTGEPMLMTALLDTQALTALGRLGTLPAVLRGLIHVPSRGRTADSPLRRRLLDAPADRWEALIRDEVRAIAAGVLGHESAEAVNPETPFTELGFDSLGGVEFRNKVTAATGVPLPSTLVFDYPTTAAVADFLRTRVDSAAPARSRPATARARADEPIAIVGMSCRYPGGVENADQLWDLIAGRVDAIGPMPDDRGWDIDHLYDTVPGTPGKMYTREGGFLRAAGDFDAAFFGIGPREAAAMDPQQRLLLEASWEALEDAGIDPASLRGSDTGVYAGVMYQDYGYTAREAADGAAEGYLATGSGGSVVSGRVSYALGLEGPAVTVDTACSSSLVALHLAVQALCAGETSLVLASGVTVMSTPMLFQEFSRQRALSPDGRCKAFSSAADGVAWAEGVGVLALERLSDAQRNGRPVLAVIRGSAVNQDGASNGLTAPNGPSQERVIAQALARAGVSAAEVDAVEAHGTGTTLGDPIEAQALINAYGQDRAEPLRIGSLKSNIGHAQAAAGVGGVIKMVQALRHETLPPTLHVDEPSPHVEWPADAVRILTEAEPWPAGGRPRRAGVSSFGISGTNAHVILEEAPLAPPRPVDPPRPPAVPLLLSARTPAALRCQARRLHDTLSERPELDLTDVAVTLALHRARFDRRAAAVGQDRETLLAALARLAADEPGSGIADDAGRTGTTAFLFTGQGAQRTGMGAGLYRAFPAFAAALDEVCAEFDAHLGHALRDVMFGAADETLLDRTEYTQPALFAFEVAMYRLVESLGVTPDVVAGHSIGELAAAYVAGVWSLPDACTLVAARGRLMGALPAGGSMLAAAVPEGRALELLAAADAGPAAGAVSLAAVNAPDAVVLSGDADAVSAVESRLVAEGVRTSRLRVSHAFHSALMDPMLAEFAEIAAGLTYREPRIPLCSTVTGAFAGAAVGTPEYWVRQVREAVRFAPAVRSLLDSGVGLFVELGPDAVLTAMTRATAAADVAARASVVAASRRTVDEPGQLVAALATAHCAGRPVRWSDYFGARPQARITLPAYPFQHERFWLLPAEAAAPLAGADSAGHPLLHAQTQLAGKDEWLFTGRLSLRTHPWLADHTVLGTVMMPGTGFVELALAAGARLGVPRLAELVLAAPLVLPADGTADLQLAVGEPDAAGHRTVAVHARVADAWVPHAHGLLTPAAPVPAPDWSRAWPPAAGEPVDGERVYRALSDLGFGYGPVFQGVRAAWTRGEEVFADLALDTDSAARATDFGLHPALLDAVFHAAVGPLVEGGPDGRLPLPFAFDGVQVAQSGVGALRVRIARIAPDTLRVDAADATGALVLSVKSVRSRPIEPQALAELRGAAPLFDLEWVAVPAAPEADAGCVVVLGDPAAVEAPEPATSCSDLAGLAGLGDAPDTVVWQAPRRTGAGAADVHTGVLTTLALLQGWTGAAHPGRLVIVTRTAAGLPGEEPDLAGAAVAGLVRSAQAEHPGRFLLIDHDGDALPLTSLADAVAQDEPHLAVRGGRLLAPRLRSLPATGAGAPPSFDRGTVLITGGTGGIGAIVARHLVTAHGARRLLLVSRRGAAADGAAELTAELTGHGAHVQVVACDVTERTAVQDLLAGIGTDAPLTAVIHAAGVLDDGTLDTLTAERTTRVLAPKVDAALHLHELTRDLDLSAFVLFSSAAPLLGGQGQGNYAAANSALDALARLRRSAGLPAHSLAWGLWTVGMAGALSGDGAEQYARRIRARLGLVPIDPDSGMALFDHALETDRATPMTALLDTVALTALARGGTLPAVLRGMIRVPRVTRSAGVSLARQMAALPDADLDAAALREVRHVAAAVLGHLSGDAIDPDAPFTELGFDSLGAVEFRNRLAQLTELTLPSTLIFDHPTAADVAKLVRSRIEESGTGVAEQVPAGVRGTITELVSTAHRRGELAGAMPLLTASAALMPLYSAEEAATRRPAAQLLARGDTAPALVCIPSFLAGSGSHQFARLAHELGGERRVSALRLPGTRAGDDLPPTWTAAIESLAASVAAELGRSPVALIGYSAGGAIAHAVARRIEDDGGTLAGVAMIDTYSPDDIELNRHVLTDALGQILSRNNSLTPVDDHGLLAMGGYVRIYPDREAEPIAAPTLNLRATLTLSTFGDSDPVPDWQHRGPIEHIEADHFSIIEERAPETAAHLRRWLDSLGGR from the coding sequence ATGGACAACGAGCAGAAACTTCGTGACTATCTCAAGCGGGCGACGGTCGATCTGCGGGAGAGCCGGCAGCGGGTGCGGGATCTGGAGGAGCGCGCACACGAGCCGATCGCGATCGTGGGCATGGCCTGCCGGCTGCCGGGCGGTGTCGCCTCCCCGGAGGACCTGTGGGAGCTGCTGAGCGCCGGACGTGACGCGGTCGGTCCCTTCCCGGACGGCCGTGGCTGGGACCTGGAGAACCTGTACCACCCGGACCCCGACCACCTCGGCACCTCGTACGCCCGCGAAGGCGGCTTCCTGTACGACGCGGACCGGTTCGACGCCGAGTTCTTCGGCATCAGCCCCCGCGAGGCGGCGGCGATGGACCCCCAGCAGCGGTTGCTGCTGGAGACCAGCTGGGAGGCTTTCGAGCACGCGGGCATCGCCCCGACGACGCTGAGGGGCACCCGTACCGGGGTGTACATGGGCGTCATGTACGACGATTACGGCTCCCGCCCCCACACCCCCGAGGGCTTCGAGGGCTACATGCTGACCGGGAGCGCGGGCAGCGTCGCGTCGGGCCGGCTGGCCTACACCTTCGGCCTGGAGGCGCCGGCGGTGACGGTCGACACCGCGTGTTCCTCCTCGCTCGTCGCGCTGCACCTCGCCGCGCAGGCGCTGCGCCAGGGTGAGTGCTCGATGGCGCTCGCCGGCGGTGTGACCGTGATGGCGACACCTGGCACGTTCGTGGAGTTCTCCCGGCAGCGCGGGCTGGCGCCGGACGGGCGGTGCAGGGCCTTCTCGTCGTCGGCGGACGGCACGGGCTGGGCCGAGGGCGTGGGCGTGCTGGTGCTGGAGAAGCTGTCGGACGCGGAGCGCGCCGGGCACCGGGTGCTGGCGGTGATGCGGGGCTCGGCGGTGAACCAGGACGGTGCGAGCAGCCAGCTGACCGCACCGAACGGGCCGTCGCAGGAGCGGGTCGTGCGGGCCGCGCTGGCCGACGCGCGGCTGTCGGCGTCCGAGGTGGACGCCGTGGAGGCGCACGGTACGGGAACACGGCTCGGCGATCCGATCGAGGCGCGGGCGCTCATGTCCGCGTACGGCCAGGCCCGGGGGGACGACAACCCGCTGTGGCTGGGTTCCGTGAAGTCGAACATCGGTCACACGCAGGCCGCGGCGGGTGTCGCGGGCGTGATCAAGATGGTCATGGCGATGCGCGAGGGGGTCATGCCCCCGACGTTGCACGTGGACGAGCCGACCCCCGAGGTCGACTGGTCGGCGGGCACCGTGAGGCTGCTGACGCGGACTCAGCGGTGGCCGGAGCTCGGCCGTCCGCGCCGGGCGGGTGTGTCGTCCTTCGGGATCAGCGGGACCAACGCTCACGTGATCCTCGAAGAGGCGCCACGCGCCCGTGCCACCGGACCGGCGGACGACGCACAGCGGCCGGAGCCGGGCCGTCCGGCGCTGCCGGCGCCGTGGCTGCTGTCCGCCAAGTCGGAAGCCGCGCTCCAGGCGCAGGCGGGCCGGCTGCGGGACTGGCTCGCCGCGCACCCCGAGGCGGATGACGCTGATGTCGCCGCCGCCCTGCTCACCGGGCGCGCTCAGCTGGCGCGGCGCGGCGCGGTGCTCGGCGCCGACCGGGCCGCTCTGCTCGCCGGCCTCACGGCCCTGGCCGAGGGCGCGGAGTCCCCGCAGCTCGTGTCGGGTGCCGCCACCACCGGCGGAACGGCCTTCCTGTTCACCGGCCAGGGCGCGCAACGCGTCGGCATGGGCGAAGGGCTGGCCGCCGCGTTCCCCGTGTTCGCCGCCGCCCTCGACGAGATCTGCGCGGAGTTCGACGCCCTGCTGGGGGTGTCGCTGCGCGAGGTCATGTCCGGCCGGGCCGGCGACACCGGGCACAGCGCCCCGCTCGACCGGACGGAGTACACGCAGCCCGCGCTGTTCGCGTTCGAGGTGGCGATGTACCGCCTCCTGGAGTCGTTCGGCGTGACCCCGGACGTGGTGGTCGGGCACTCGATCGGTGAGCTGGCCGCGGCCTACGTGGCCGGGGTGTGGTCGCGGGCCGACGCGTGTCGGCTCGTCGCCGCCCGCGGCCGGCTGATGGGCGCGCTGCCGGCCGACGGAGCGATGCTCGCCGCCGCGGTGCCGGAGGAGCGGGCGCTGCACCTGCTCGCGACCGGGCCGGTCTCGCTGGCGGCCGTGAACGGGCCCACGGCCGTGGTGTTCTCGGGCGGGACGGCGGCGATCGCCGCCCTGGAGGAGCGGCTGAAGGACGAGGGCGTCAGGACGAACCGGCTGACGGTCAGTCACGCCTTCCACTCGGCGCTGATGGAGCCGATGCTCGCCGCGTACGAGGAGGTCGCCGGGTCGGTTGCGTACCGGGAGCCCCGCATGGACGTGTGCTCCACGGTGTCCGGTGCGCCGGCCGGTCCCGAGCTGCTGACGCCGCAGTACTGGGTGCGGCAGGTGCGCGAGGCCGTGCGGTTCGCCCCGGCGGTGCGGTCGCTCGCCGACGCCGGGGTGCGCCGGTTCGTCGAGGTGGGTCCGGACGCGGTGCTGGCGGCGCTGACCCGCCACACGCTGAACGACGAGGTGGCGCAGCGCTCGCTGGTCGAGGCGGCGTCACGGCGGGGCGTCGACGAGGCCGGCCAGTTCCTTCGGTTGCTCGGCGCAGCCCATTGCTCGGGCGTCACCGTCGACTGGTCGCCGCTGTCACCGGCAGGGCCGGTCACCCACCTCGACCTGCCGGCCTACGCCTTCCAGCACCGCCGCTACTGGGTGCAGCCCGAGGACGGCGCGCTCGGTGACCTGGGCCGCGCCGGCCTGTCCACGCTCGACCATCCGATGCTGCGCGTCGCCGCGCCGCTCGCCGGGCGTGACGCATGGCTCTTCAGCGGCAGGCTCTCCGCCACCGACCAGCCGTGGACCGCCGACCACACGGCGTTCGGTTCGAGGCTGCTGCCCGGCACCGGGTTCGTGGAGCTCGCGTCGGCGGCGGGCAGCCGCCTGGACCTGCCCGTCGTGGACGAACTCGTCCTGGAGGCACCGCTGGTGTTCGACGGCACCGCCGCCGTGGACGTACAGGTGTCGGTGACCGAGCTCGACCACACCGGCCGACGGCGCCTGTCGGTCCACTCGCGTGCCGCCACCGGCATCGCGCCGTCCCACCCGGGCGGGCCGGACTGGACGCTGCACGCCACCGGCGTCCTTGCTCCCGCCGACGGTGTGACACCGGCCTGGACCGACCCCGACTGGCCGCCGGCCGACGGCGAGCCGATCGACGGAACGCGGCTGTACGACCGGCTCGCCGACCTGGGATTCGGCTACGGCCCGAGCTTCCAGGGCGTGCGCGCCGCCTGGACCAGCGGTGACGACGTCTTCGCCGAGGTGTCCCTGGGCGGGACGACGGCGGGCCGGGCGGCGGCCTTCGGGGTCCATCCGGCGCTGCTGGACGCGATCTTCCACGCCGCCATCGACGTACTCGCCGACGACCTCCCCGACGGCAGGCTGCCGCTTCCGTTCTCCTTCGGCGGCGTCCGTGTCTTCCGGCGCGGCGCGAGCGCAGTCCGCGCCCGCATCATCCGGTCGGGTTCCGAAAAAGTGCGCATCGACGCCTGCGACGCCACCGGCGCCGCCGTGCTGTCGATCGACGCCGTGCTCGCCCGCCCTGCGGACGCGCGCGCTCTCGCCGGGGCCCGCGCCCCGCTCCACACGATCGCCTGGACGCCGGTGACGGCGCCCGAGGTGCCGGACCGGCCCCTGGTCGCCCTGGGGCGGCCCGTCGAGGGCTGCGCCGAGACGTTCGAGGATGTCACGGCGTTCGTGGCAGGCGGGAACCCCACCGGCGCGGCCGTCGTCTGGTCGCCCGGAACGGCGGCGGAGGACGGCGCCGACGTCCCGGCGACCGTCCGCACCGCCGTGCACAGCGCCCTCACGGTGCTGCGTGACTGGCTCGCCGAACCGGGCTGCGCCGACTCGACGCTGATCGTGCTGACCCGCAACGGGGCGGGTCTGCCCGGTGAGACGCCGGATCTCGCGGCGGCGGCCGTCCGTGGCCTGGTGCGCAGCGCGCAGTCGGAACATCCGGGGCGCATCGTGAGCGTGGACCTCGACGACGACCTCGCGGACCCGCACCGGCGGATCGCCGCCGCAGCCGCCATGGACGAACCCCAGCTCGCGATCCGTGTCGGCGCCACGGTGGCACCGAGGCTGGTCCGTGCGGCCACCGCCGCGCCGGCCGGCGAGCCCTTCGGTGACGGCACGGTCCTGATCACCGGCGGCGCCGGCGGACTGGGCGCCGTCACCGCACGCCACTTGGTCACCCGGCACGGGGTGCGCCGGCTGCTGCTCGTCTCGCGCCGGGGCTCCGCCGCGCCGGGGGTTGCGGAGCTGGTCACCGAACTGACCGCGCTGGGCGCCCGCGTACGCGTCGCCGCCTGCGATGTCAGCAAGCGCTCCGATGTGGCGGCGCTGCTGGAATCCGTACCCGTGCACGAACCGGTGACCGCTGTCGTGCACACCGCAGGCGTGGTCGACGACGGCACCGTCGAGACCCTGACCGCGGAGCAGGTGGACCGGGTGCTCGCCCCGAAGGCCGATGCCGCCTGGCACCTGCACGAGCTCACCCGCGACATGGACCTGGCGGCGTTCGTGCTGTTCTCCTCCGCCGGGCCGCTGCTCGGCGGGCAGGGCCAGGGCAACTACGCGGCGGCGAACGCGGCGATGGACGCCCTTGCCCAGCTGCGCCGCAGTGCCGGTCTGCCCGCACACTCGCTGGCCTGGGGGCTGTGGAAGCGCGGCATGGCCGAGGCGCTGAACGAGGCGGGCGCCGAACACCTGGCCCGTCAGATCCGCACGCGTCTGGGCCTGTCCCCGATCGAGCCGGACACCGGCATGCGGATGCTCGACGACGCGCTGACCACCGGCGAACCGATGCTGATGACCGCGCTGCTCGACACGCAGGCCCTCACCGCGCTGGGCCGGCTCGGCACGCTGCCCGCCGTGCTGCGCGGTCTGATCCACGTGCCGTCGCGCGGCCGGACCGCCGACAGCCCGTTGCGTCGGCGGTTGCTGGACGCCCCCGCCGATCGGTGGGAGGCGCTGATCCGCGACGAGGTCCGCGCGATCGCCGCCGGGGTACTCGGCCACGAGTCGGCCGAAGCCGTCAACCCCGAAACGCCCTTCACGGAACTGGGCTTCGACTCGCTCGGCGGAGTCGAGTTCCGCAACAAGGTGACCGCCGCCACCGGCGTCCCGCTCCCGTCCACGCTGGTGTTCGACTATCCGACCACCGCCGCCGTCGCGGACTTCCTGCGTACCAGGGTTGACAGCGCGGCGCCGGCACGGTCGCGCCCCGCCACGGCCAGGGCCAGGGCCGACGAGCCGATCGCGATCGTCGGCATGAGCTGCCGGTACCCCGGCGGCGTGGAGAACGCCGACCAGCTCTGGGACCTGATCGCCGGGCGCGTGGACGCGATCGGCCCGATGCCCGATGACCGCGGCTGGGACATCGACCACCTGTACGACACCGTCCCCGGCACGCCCGGCAAGATGTACACACGGGAAGGCGGATTCCTGCGCGCCGCGGGTGATTTTGATGCCGCCTTCTTCGGCATCGGCCCCCGTGAGGCAGCGGCGATGGACCCGCAGCAGCGGCTGCTGCTCGAAGCGTCCTGGGAAGCGCTCGAGGACGCCGGTATCGACCCGGCCTCCCTGCGCGGCAGCGACACCGGGGTGTACGCCGGCGTCATGTACCAGGACTACGGCTACACGGCGCGCGAGGCCGCCGACGGTGCCGCGGAAGGCTATCTGGCGACCGGATCGGGCGGCAGCGTCGTCTCCGGCCGGGTGTCCTACGCCCTCGGTCTGGAAGGACCCGCGGTGACGGTGGACACGGCGTGCTCGTCGTCGCTGGTGGCCCTGCATCTGGCGGTGCAGGCCCTGTGCGCCGGGGAGACGTCGTTGGTCCTGGCCAGCGGGGTGACGGTCATGTCCACCCCGATGCTGTTCCAGGAGTTCTCCCGGCAGCGGGCCCTGTCACCGGACGGGCGCTGCAAGGCGTTCTCGAGCGCCGCGGACGGTGTCGCGTGGGCCGAGGGCGTCGGCGTGCTCGCCCTGGAGCGGTTGTCCGACGCGCAGCGCAACGGGCGCCCCGTGCTGGCCGTGATCCGCGGCAGCGCGGTCAACCAGGACGGCGCGAGCAACGGCCTGACCGCACCGAACGGACCCTCCCAGGAGCGGGTGATCGCCCAGGCACTGGCCAGGGCAGGGGTGTCGGCGGCCGAGGTGGACGCCGTGGAGGCGCACGGCACCGGCACCACGCTGGGTGACCCGATCGAGGCACAGGCGCTGATCAACGCCTACGGCCAGGACCGCGCCGAGCCGCTGCGGATCGGGTCGCTGAAGTCGAACATCGGGCACGCGCAGGCCGCTGCAGGTGTCGGCGGTGTGATCAAGATGGTGCAGGCGCTGCGGCACGAGACGCTGCCGCCCACCCTGCACGTCGACGAGCCGTCACCGCACGTGGAGTGGCCGGCGGACGCGGTACGGATCCTGACCGAGGCCGAGCCGTGGCCCGCCGGCGGTCGCCCGCGCCGGGCGGGGGTGTCGTCGTTCGGGATCAGCGGGACCAACGCGCACGTGATCCTGGAGGAGGCGCCCCTGGCCCCGCCCCGGCCGGTCGATCCACCGCGCCCGCCGGCCGTGCCGCTGCTGTTGTCCGCGCGGACACCTGCCGCGCTGCGGTGCCAGGCGCGCCGTCTGCACGACACGCTGAGTGAACGTCCGGAGCTCGACCTCACCGATGTCGCGGTGACGCTGGCACTGCACCGCGCGCGGTTCGACCGGCGCGCCGCAGCCGTGGGCCAGGACAGGGAGACACTGCTCGCCGCCCTGGCGCGCTTGGCGGCCGACGAGCCGGGATCGGGCATCGCCGACGACGCCGGCCGGACCGGGACGACCGCGTTCCTGTTCACCGGCCAGGGCGCCCAGCGAACCGGGATGGGCGCCGGGCTGTACCGGGCGTTCCCCGCTTTCGCGGCGGCGCTCGACGAGGTGTGCGCGGAGTTCGACGCCCACCTGGGGCACGCGCTGCGGGACGTGATGTTCGGCGCGGCCGACGAGACGCTGCTCGACCGCACCGAGTACACCCAGCCCGCGCTGTTCGCGTTCGAGGTGGCGATGTACCGCCTCGTCGAGTCGCTGGGCGTGACGCCGGACGTGGTCGCTGGGCACTCGATCGGCGAGCTGGCCGCGGCCTACGTGGCCGGTGTGTGGTCGTTGCCGGACGCGTGCACCCTCGTCGCGGCCCGAGGCCGCTTGATGGGGGCGCTGCCGGCAGGCGGGAGCATGCTGGCCGCCGCGGTGCCGGAGGGGCGGGCCCTGGAGCTGCTGGCGGCGGCCGACGCCGGTCCGGCAGCCGGCGCGGTCTCCCTGGCCGCGGTGAACGCCCCCGACGCGGTGGTCCTCTCCGGAGACGCCGACGCGGTCTCGGCGGTCGAGTCGAGGCTCGTGGCCGAAGGCGTCAGGACCAGCAGGCTGCGGGTGAGCCACGCGTTCCACTCCGCTCTGATGGACCCGATGCTGGCTGAGTTCGCGGAGATCGCCGCCGGCCTGACGTACCGGGAGCCGCGCATCCCTCTGTGCTCCACGGTCACCGGCGCGTTCGCCGGCGCCGCGGTGGGCACGCCCGAGTACTGGGTACGGCAGGTGCGCGAGGCTGTGCGCTTCGCCCCGGCGGTGCGGTCCCTGCTCGACTCGGGCGTGGGCCTGTTCGTCGAGCTCGGCCCGGACGCGGTGCTGACGGCCATGACCCGCGCCACCGCGGCGGCCGACGTCGCGGCGCGCGCCTCGGTGGTCGCGGCGTCCCGCCGCACCGTCGACGAACCCGGACAGCTGGTCGCCGCGCTGGCCACCGCGCACTGCGCGGGCCGGCCGGTGCGGTGGTCCGACTACTTCGGAGCGCGACCGCAGGCACGGATCACACTGCCCGCCTATCCCTTCCAGCACGAACGCTTCTGGCTGCTGCCCGCGGAGGCCGCAGCGCCGCTCGCCGGCGCCGACTCCGCCGGCCATCCGCTGCTGCACGCCCAGACGCAGCTCGCCGGCAAGGACGAATGGCTGTTCACCGGCAGGCTCTCGCTGCGCACGCACCCCTGGCTCGCCGACCACACGGTCCTGGGCACGGTCATGATGCCAGGGACCGGATTCGTGGAACTGGCCCTGGCGGCCGGCGCCCGGCTCGGCGTGCCACGGCTGGCTGAATTGGTCCTCGCGGCGCCGCTGGTCCTCCCGGCCGACGGCACCGCGGACCTCCAGCTCGCCGTGGGCGAACCCGACGCGGCCGGGCACCGGACCGTGGCCGTCCACGCCCGCGTCGCCGACGCCTGGGTGCCGCACGCCCATGGCCTGCTCACGCCCGCCGCACCGGTCCCGGCACCGGACTGGTCCCGCGCGTGGCCTCCGGCCGCGGGCGAGCCGGTCGACGGGGAGCGGGTGTACCGCGCGCTCAGCGACCTCGGCTTCGGGTACGGCCCGGTGTTCCAGGGTGTTCGCGCCGCGTGGACCCGTGGGGAGGAAGTCTTCGCCGACCTGGCCCTCGACACCGACAGCGCGGCGCGCGCCACTGACTTCGGGCTGCACCCGGCACTGCTGGACGCGGTGTTCCACGCGGCGGTCGGACCTCTCGTCGAGGGCGGGCCCGACGGCCGGCTGCCCCTCCCCTTCGCCTTCGACGGCGTCCAGGTGGCACAGTCCGGCGTGGGCGCCCTGCGCGTCCGTATCGCCCGCATCGCACCGGACACCCTGCGCGTGGACGCGGCCGACGCGACCGGTGCCCTCGTGCTGAGCGTGAAATCGGTGCGGTCCCGCCCGATCGAGCCGCAGGCGCTGGCCGAGCTGCGCGGCGCGGCACCGCTGTTCGACCTGGAATGGGTCGCCGTGCCTGCCGCCCCCGAGGCGGACGCGGGGTGCGTCGTCGTGCTGGGTGACCCGGCGGCCGTCGAGGCTCCGGAGCCCGCGACGAGCTGTTCCGATCTGGCCGGACTCGCCGGGCTGGGGGACGCTCCCGACACGGTGGTATGGCAGGCGCCCCGCAGGACAGGGGCGGGCGCGGCGGACGTCCACACCGGCGTCCTGACGACGCTCGCCCTGTTGCAGGGCTGGACAGGCGCCGCTCACCCCGGCCGGCTCGTGATCGTGACCCGCACGGCCGCTGGGCTGCCCGGTGAGGAGCCCGATCTGGCCGGGGCCGCCGTGGCGGGCCTCGTGCGCAGCGCACAGGCCGAGCATCCGGGCCGTTTCCTGCTCATCGACCACGACGGCGACGCCCTGCCGCTCACCTCGCTCGCCGACGCCGTGGCCCAGGACGAACCGCACCTGGCCGTGCGCGGGGGACGGCTCCTGGCACCGCGACTGCGCTCGCTGCCCGCCACCGGAGCGGGCGCGCCGCCGTCGTTCGACCGGGGCACCGTGCTCATCACCGGCGGCACCGGCGGCATCGGTGCGATCGTCGCCCGGCATCTGGTCACGGCGCACGGCGCACGGCGGCTGCTGCTGGTGTCGCGACGCGGCGCCGCCGCGGACGGCGCCGCCGAACTGACCGCCGAGCTGACCGGCCACGGCGCCCACGTCCAGGTCGTGGCGTGCGACGTCACCGAGCGCACCGCGGTCCAGGACCTGTTGGCCGGCATCGGCACCGACGCGCCGCTGACCGCCGTCATCCACGCGGCGGGCGTCCTGGACGACGGCACACTCGACACCCTGACCGCCGAGCGGACGACACGGGTGCTGGCGCCAAAGGTCGACGCGGCATTGCATCTGCACGAGCTGACGCGCGATCTGGATCTGTCGGCGTTCGTGCTCTTCTCGTCCGCGGCCCCGCTGCTCGGCGGACAAGGACAGGGCAACTACGCCGCCGCGAACAGCGCCCTGGACGCCCTGGCACGCCTGCGGCGCAGCGCGGGCCTGCCCGCGCACTCCCTGGCCTGGGGGCTGTGGACCGTCGGCATGGCAGGGGCGCTCAGCGGGGACGGTGCCGAGCAGTACGCCCGCCGGATCCGGGCCAGGCTGGGCCTGGTCCCGATCGACCCGGATTCCGGGATGGCGCTGTTCGACCATGCGCTGGAGACCGACCGGGCGACACCGATGACGGCGCTGCTGGACACGGTGGCGCTCACCGCCCTGGCGCGCGGCGGCACACTGCCCGCGGTGCTGCGCGGCATGATCCGGGTCCCCCGGGTCACCAGGAGCGCCGGTGTCAGCCTGGCGCGGCAGATGGCCGCCCTGCCCGACGCCGACCTCGACGCCGCGGCCCTGCGCGAGGTACGCCACGTCGCGGCGGCGGTCCTCGGCCACCTCTCCGGTGACGCGATCGACCCGGACGCGCCGTTCACCGAGCTGGGGTTCGACTCCCTCGGTGCCGTCGAGTTCCGGAACCGGCTGGCACAACTGACCGAGCTGACGTTGCCGTCGACGCTGATCTTCGACCACCCGACCGCCGCCGATGTGGCGAAACTGGTGCGGTCGCGGATCGAGGAGTCCGGCACCGGCGTGGCCGAGCAGGTACCGGCCGGCGTGCGCGGCACGATCACCGAGCTGGTGTCGACGGCGCATCGCCGCGGTGAGCTGGCAGGGGCGATGCCGCTGCTGACCGCGAGCGCCGCCCTGATGCCCCTGTACTCCGCCGAGGAGGCCGCCACCCGGCGCCCGGCCGCGCAGCTCCTGGCGCGCGGCGACACGGCACCGGCACTGGTCTGCATCCCCTCGTTCCTCGCGGGATCGGGCTCCCACCAGTTCGCGCGCCTCGCCCATGAACTGGGCGGCGAGCGGCGTGTCAGCGCGTTGCGGCTGCCCGGCACGCGCGCGGGTGACGACCTGCCACCGACCTGGACGGCGGCGATCGAGAGCCTCGCCGCGAGCGTCGCGGCGGAGCTCGGCCGAAGCCCGGTGGCGCTCATCGGCTATTCGGCCGGTGGCGCGATCGCCCATGCGGTCGCCCGGCGGATCGAGGACGACGGAGGCACGCTGGCGGGCGTCGCGATGATCGACACCTACTCCCCGGACGACATCGAACTCAACCGCCACGTGCTCACCGACGCGCTGGGGCAGATCCTGTCCCGGAACAACTCGCTGACCCCCGTGGACGACCACGGCCTGCTCGCCATGGGTGGCTATGTGCGCATCTATCCCGATCGCGAGGCCGAACCGATCGCCGCACCCACACTGAATCTGCGGGCCACCCTGACGCTGAGCACCTTCGGAGACAGCGACCCTGTCCCGGACTGGCAGCACCGTGGACCGATCGAGCACATCGAGGCGGATCACTTCTCGATCATCGAGGAGCGGGCGCCGGAGACCGCCGCACATCTGCGGCGCTGGCTGGACTCACTCGGCGGCCGGTGA